Part of the Polaribacter sp. Hel1_33_78 genome is shown below.
TTACATATATTGTAATTTCATTTAATGATGTTTCAATCTTAAGATCAATTGATCCACCATCATCTGTAAATTTAAAAGCGTTTGAAAGCAAGTTAAAAATAACTTTTTCGAGTTGGTTTTTATCAAACCATAAAGGAATTTTTTTCTCGTTACTTTTAAAACGATATTTTATATCTCTGTCTGAAGCGATATCTTCAAAAGATAAAAAAATTTCTCTTGTAAATGAAACAAAATCAGATGTTGTTACATTTAAAACAACATCATTCGTTTCTAGTTTTCTAACATCTAATAACTCATTTACTAGTCTTAATAATAAATTGCTATTTCTTCTAATGGTATGCGAAGCCTTTATTTGTCTTTTATCTTTTTCTTTATTAGGATTGGTATCAAACAATCGGTTAATAGAACTTAAGATTAAAGTAACAGGTGTTCTAATTTCGTGAGAAATATTGGTAAAGAATTGCTGCTTTGCATTGTATAATTCTGTGTCTTTTTCGAGTTTAATTTTTTCTAATTCAAGGCTTGCTTTTAATTTACCCCATGCAATAAGATATCTTCTAAACAAATAGATGGCTATTGTAAAAAGGATAGCGTAAATGGCATATGCCAAATTGGTTTGCCAGTAAGGCTTTAGAATGTTTATTTGTAAACTAGTAAAGTTATTGCCCCAGTTGCCACTTAATGCTCTACTTTTTACTTTTAGTGTGTAATTACCGGGAGCTAAATTTGTAAAGGTAGCAGTTCTATCGGTTCCAATATTTCTCCAATCTTCATCAAAGTTTTCCATTTTTATGGAATATTCATAGTTTTCTGAGGTTGGGAATTTTAGGGCTGCAAATTCAAAGGTAATTACGTTATGAAAATAGTCTAAAGTAATCTCTTTCGTTAGGGTTATGTCTTTTTTTAGTATTTCATTGACACCAACACCTACTTCTTTGTTAAAAATTTTAAAACTTTTTATTATAACTTTGGGTTGTGAACTGGTATTGTTTACCAACTTAGGGTCAAATTTTGTAACACCATGTATGCCTCCAAAATAGAGAAAACCTGCTTTGTCTTTATAACCAGAGTTGATATGAAAATCTCCTTTTAGATTTGTAAAAGTTTTAAAGGTATTGTTCTCATAATCATATTTTATGATTCCTTTTTTACTTCCAAACCAAATATTAAAATCATCGTCTTCTATAATTGATGTAATGGTTTTGTACTTTATGTTTTTAAAATTTTCAAAACGTTGTATCTTATTTGTTTTTAAGTTCATTCTATTGATACCAGCACCAGATGTGCCTATCCATAAATACCCTTTTGTATCTTTTAGCAGTGAAAAAATATTATTACTGCTTATAGATGTAGTGTCTGTTTCTTTGTAATTAAAGTGTATAACTTTATTTTTATAGATATCAAAAAGCTCCAAACCACCGCCATAAGAAGCTAACCAGATGTTGTTTTTATCTTTTAAAATAGAGATTATATTTTTGTTAATACCTGTATTTTGCCTTGAAAAGGTGTTTGCTTTTCTATCAAAATAATTTAAACCACCACCCCAAGTGGCAATCCATAAATTATTTTTTTCGTCTTCTACAATATCTCTGACATCATTAAAACTAATTGATTGGTTGTTGGAAAATGTATTCTTGTATGATGTAATATCTTTTGTTTTATCATTAAACCTTATTAACCCATTGCCAAAGGTGCCTAACCAAATATTATTATCTTTAGACTGGAATATTTTTTGAATGTATTTGGCACCAAGAGTTTTATTGGTGTAGTATTTTACTTTTTTATTTTTCTTATTGTAAATGTTTAAACCGTTGCCATCTAACCCCAAATAAATATTTCTATCATTTTGAAAAATTGATAAAACAGGACTTGGATTTTTACCAATTATATCACTAGAAATGATTCCTGTTTTATTTTTTTTATCTAAAACACTAACTCCGTTCCAAGCAGTTCCTATCCACATATTAGAAGCTTCATCTTCTGCAATAACATAAATGGCATTGCCAGATAAAGAGCCGTAAAGCTGTGCATTATTGGTATAATTGCGTATAATAGGTTCTTTACTATTAGGGTATTGAATTTCTAATAAACCATAACCATCTGTGCCTATCCATAAATTATCTTTACTGTCTTTCTTAAGAGAACGTGTAATTTTAGTTTTGTCTTTTAAGAGTTGATGATGACTCAAAAAATTAGATATTTTTTGCATTTTTAAATCCACAACAAGCAATCCATTACCAGAGGTGCCCAATAAAATTTCATCTGAATTTAGCTTTGTAATTGCATTAATAGGACTTGTAATTTGGTTTTTATTTTGAGATATACTTGTGAATTTTTTAGTTTTTGAATCAAATAAAAACAAGCCATTAGCAAAAGTACCAAGCCATAAGTTGTTGTTTTTGTCTTGGTATATGCTGGTTATGTTTAAAGAATTTTGCTCTTTAAAAGGGAAATTGTAAAATATGTTCTTATCATGATCAAATAAACTCAACCCCTTTTCTGTACCAATCCAAAAAAGTCCGTCTTCCCTTTCTGTTAAAATATTTATTCTGTTAGAAATGATAGAAAATTCTTTTTCTTGTGAGTTTTTGTAAGATATAAATTTATCATTTATGCGATCATATAAATTTAAACCACCCCCGGAAGTAGTTAACCAGATTCTATTTTTACAATCTAGATAAAGACTAGAAATATTATTAGACTCTATGTTACTATTTTGTTTATTGTAAATTTTTACGTTATAGCCATCGTATCTGTTCAAGCCATTTTGAGTACCAATCCAAACAAAACCTTTTTCTTCTTTTATAATTCCTGTTATCCTAGAACTTGATAATCCTTGAGATTGATCTATTTTTAGGAAAGTGGGTTGGGTTTGACAGTAATATTCAAAATGAATTACAGCTAATAATATGCAAAGCGTAAATTTCTTTACTGTCAAAATAAATAGAGGTTAAATGAATACTAAAAATTAAATGTACAATGTTTAGAAAGTATTAAAGGTAGACAAATTCATTTTTATGGTGTGTTAAAATGAGATTATATACTAAAAAGCACCATGTTTTATGATAAAAATACTGCATATACGCCTAATTTCTTCTACTGTAATTGCTGTAACAATTCTTTTTTAGTGAAATAAAAATTTATTTAATTCGGCGATCTTTTTTTGGTTTGCTATTTGTAGCATAATGTAATTAGTCTTTAAAATTCCATGGGGTTTGCAGGATTTTTAAAACTAAAAAACCTTGATAAGAATATCAAGGTTTTATGCAAATTGTATGTTTAAAATAGACGGGGTGGCAGGATTCGAGCCTGCGACTTTCACGCTTTTAGCGTGACGCGATTTCGTTCAAAAATCTTTTAGCACCTATTTTTTTTATTTTCCTTTCAAGCATTAATGCTTCAGATTTTGAATTTATTTCTATTTTATAAATGATGTTCCAATCCTTTGCTTTAGCAGTAAACCCTTTGTGATTGTAGACATGTTCTTTCACTCTGTCTTGTGCATTTTTGCTTGAGTATCCGACATAATACTTTTGTAATTGCTTAGAAAAAAGAATATAAACAGTGCATATTATTATAAAATAAGAAAAGCCAAAATCTTAGGATTTCAGCTTTTTTGTCGGGTTGGCAGGATTCGAACCTGCGACCTTCACGCTTTTAGCGTGACGCGATTTCGTTCAAAAATCTTTTAGCACCTATTTTTTTTATTTTCCTTTCGAGCATTAATGCTTCAGATTTTGAATTCATTTCTATTTTATAAATGATGTTCCAATCCTTTGCTCTAGCAGTAAACCCTTTGTGATTGTAGAGATGTTCTTTCAGTCTGTCTTGTGCATTTTTGCTTGAGTATCAAACATAATACTTTTGTAATTGCTTAGAAAAAAGAATATAAACAGTGAACATTATTATAAAATAAGAAAAGCCAAAATCTTAGGATTTCAGCTTTTTTGTCGGGGTGGCAGGATTCGAATCCTGCGATCTTCACGCTTTTAGCGTGACGCGATTTCGTTCAAAAATCTTTTAGCACCTATTTTTTTTATTTTCCTTTCGAGCATTAATGCTTCAGATTTTGAATTCATTTCTATTTTATAAATGATGTTCCAATCCTTTGCTTTAGCAGTAAACCCTTTGTGATTGTAGAGATGTTCTTTCAGTCTGTCTTGTGCATTTTTGCTTGAGTATCCGACATAATACTTTTGTAATTGCTTAGAAAAAAGAATATAAACAGTGAACATTATTATAAAATAAGAAAAGCTAAAATCTTAGGATTTCAGCTTTTTTGTCGGGGTGGCAGGATTCGAACCTGCGACCTCCTCGTCCCAAACGAGGCGCGATGACCGGGCTACGCTACACCCCGAAAATGATTACTCATTTAAGGGGGCAAAGATACATCCTTTTTAAAGAAAAACAATTAATTTAATAAATAATATTGAGAGCAATTTTTGCATTAAATCTAATTATCTTCTCATTATTAAAACTTATAAACATTCGTGAATAGAAGTATTAAAAAACTATATTTTTACGCTTCAAAAATTATTACAAATAAATATGTCAGATACAATAGAAAAAATTAAATGTTTAATTATAGGTTCTGGTCCGGCAGGATATACTGCGGCAATTTATGCAGCAAGAGCAGATATGAAACCAATCATGTATACTGGAATGCAAATGGGAGGTCAATTAACGACTACTACAGAGGTTGATAATTTTCCAGGATATGCGGATGGAACAGATGGAACAGCAATGATGGACGATTTAAAGAAACAAGCAGAGCGATTTGGTACAGATGTTCGTTTCGGAATGGTAACTAGTGTAGATATGAGTGCTGAAATTGGCGGAATTCATAAAGTTATTGTGGATGAAACGAAACATATAGAGGCAGAAACAATTATCATTTGTACTGGAGCAACTGCAAAATATTTAGGTTTAGAGAGCGAACAGCGTTTAATTGGTGGTGGTGTTTCTGCATGTGCTACTTGTGATGGTTTTTTCTACAAAGGTCAGGATGTAGTTGTTGTTGGTGCAGGAGATACTGCTGCAGAAGAGGCTACATACTTAGCAAATATTTGTAAAAAAGTTACTATTTTAGTTCGTAAGGATTTTATGAGAGCTTCGAAAGCAATGCAACATAGAGTAAATAAAACTGAAAATATAGAAGTCTTGTACAATACAGAAATTGATGAAGTTCTTGGAACAAATGTTGTAGAGGGGGTAAGAGCAATCAATAACAAAACGAGGGAAACACACGATATTTCTGTTACTGGTGTTTTTATAGCTATTGGACATACACCAAACTCAAACTTATTTAAGGGCGTTTTAGATATGGATGAAACAGGCTATTTAATTACCAAAGGAAAAACTACAAAGACAAATTTACCAGGAGTATTTGCTGCTGGAGACATTCAAGATAAAGAATACAGGCAAGCTGTAACTGCAGCAGGAACAGGTTGTATGGCAGCTTTAGATGCAGAACGTTATTTAGGAGCTTTAGAATAAGATTTTTACTGATATCATAAAAAAAGAGATTACCCTTTGGTAATCTCTTTTTTTATGTCATTTATTTTTTAAAGAAAAGTATTTATGCGACTACAGAAGCCTTCATTGATTTTCTATATATAAAAGAATTAAAAATATTTCTTTTACCAAAATTATTCATAGATTTTGCATTGACAAACTTCCCGAAAAGTATTTTACTCACCCCAAAGTATTCATATTTATTACCGTCTGTAAAAGTAACTTCTAACAGCATACTTTTATGATGCCAGTCAGCAACCTGAAATTGGGTAATTGTAGTTTTATATGCATCTAAATTAGCTTCTTTTGTTTCTGGAGCGATGCTTACTAAAAAATGATAACCATCAATAATTTGAGTACTCACAACCTCTGCTTCCTCTTTTTTAATTTCGTCTTGAAATTTATCTGGATGCCATTCTTTCACTAATTTTCTGTAAGAAGATTTTAATTCCTTTAAATCAATTGCACCTTCTATTTTAAATAGTTTTTTATATTCTTTTATGCGCTTCATTTCTGTGTTTTCCAATTTTGTGCAAAATTAGTCTTATTTATTTGATTAAATATGAATGCGTCAAAATTTAATTAAAGTATTTGTTATTTTGGTTATCAGTGTCTTACAGATAATAAGGAAGCGGAGCTATCTAAGTAACTTTAAAAGAAAGAGTGCAGATGAACCGTCTCTTTATTCTTAGTCCAATAAAAACTCATCAAAGTTTTTGATAGCCTGAATAATTATTTTTACAGTTTCAATATAAAATTCAGGATTAATAGTCTCATAATTGTCTGTATGCCTATGATAATCTTTATGACTTTCTACGCCAAAATAAATAAATGGAATATTCTCTTTATGAAAAACTTTGTGATCTGATGAAAAAGTCCAATCAGTTTGATCTCTATTAAACGGGTCATCATGACCAAATAATAATGTGACTTCATCTGATTTTATTCTTTCTAAAGGTTTTCTTAAATTAGGATGATGGTGCAATCCGCAAGCAAATAATATTGGATCATAATCACTATGCGCAATCATATCTAAATTTATATTCAAAACAATATTTTCTTTGTCCTCATAATTTTTTAAAAAATATTCAGCCCCTAAAGAACCAAATTCTTTTGCATCGAAAGCAGCAAAAATTAAATCATGGTTAGTAGGATTTTTTTTAAAATATTCAGCAATAGTGAACAAAGCGGCCACGCCAGAAGCATTGTCATCGGCTCCATTGTATATATTACCATTTTTTATGCCTAAATGGTCGAAATGAGCCGTAATAATTATGGATTTATTGATTTTTCCTTTTAATGTTCCAACAATATTTCTACCTGTTAATGTGGTGTCAGGAACATTTGAAAAATTCTCTTTTGGTTTTTTTATCGGGAAAATTTCTTGTCTTTTTTCACCTTTAAACGAATATGAAAATTCTTGAAAATAGCGTCGGTTTTTTCCAGTTTGTAAACCAATTTTAGTAAAATTCCTGTTAATTATTTTTTGAGCTTTAATGTTACCAAGAGTGGAAAAAGCTCTTCCTTCTAAGGAGTCATGGGAGATGATTTGAACAGTTTTTAACAGATTTTCACTATCGATGTCAATAGGTTCAGATGAAGTACATCCACCAGCAAAAATCAAGAATGAGGCAATAAAGTAGAAAAATGATTTCATAACTTCCTTTTTTAAATAAACTAAATAAGGGAATGATATATGTAAATATACAAAAAAAAGGGACCATTTATTAAAATGATCCCTTTGAATAAAAAACTAAATTCTAAAACTTTGATTCTTTTTTTAAATATGCTTAAAAGCAATATTTGTTTTCAGCTTTTAATTTTTCTGCAATTTGATTACGTAAACCGATTACATTCGGATAATTGGCATATTTCGTAAAACGTTTTAATCCCATTAGCAACATACGTTGTTCATCACCTTCAGCAAAAGAAATAATGCCTTCTTTACCATTTTTAGCAACAATTTCTACAGCATTGTATAGATATAACTTCGCCATGGCAATTTGTCCGTCTTGTTTATTTTCTCCAAAACGTTTTGCATTTTTCTCAGCACGGAGTATTGTAGATTCTGCCATATAAACTTCGTTTAGAATATTGGCAGCAGCCATTAACAATTGTTGGTGTTGATCTAAATCTGGGCCAAATTTTTGAATTGCAGAACCAGCGACCATTAGGAAAACTTTTTTCAATTTAGCAACCATTTCTTTTTCTTCTGCAAACAATTCTGAATAATCTGGCGTATCAAAAGAAGGTATTCCCATCAATTCATCGGCTACAGCAGTCGCTGGACCTAATAAATCCACATGACCTTTCATTGCTTTTTTTATTAACATACCTACAGAAAGCATTCTATTAATCTCATTAGTTCCTTCGTAAATACGCGCAATTCTGGCATCTCTCCAAGCGGCTTCCATTGGTGTTTCTTCAGAGAACCCCATTCCTCCGAATATTTGAATTCCTTCATCTGCGCAGGCTTGCACATCTTCAGAAACAGTAACCTTTAAGATAGAACATTCAATAGCATATTCTTCAACTCCTTTTAATTCAGAATCTTGATGTGAATTTCCGGCGGCCATTCTCATTTCAATTCTATCTTCAATATTTTTTGCAGCTCTATAACTTGCAGATTCACCCGCGTATGTATTGGTGGCCATTTCTGCTAATTTTGCTTTAATAGCTCCAAAATCTGCAATAGGAGTTTTAAATTGTCTACGCTCGGTTGCATATTGTAAAGCAGTATCTGTAACTCTTCTTTGAGAGTCGATGCAGGCTGCTGCTAATTTAATACGTCCAACGTTCAATGCATTTACAGCAATTTTAAAACCACCGCCTCTTTTAGACAGCATGTTTTCTGCAGGAACAACAGTGTCATTAAAAAACACCTGTCTTGTAGAGGAAGCACGAATTCCTAATTTATGCTCTTCTTCACCCAAGGTAATTCCATTTGAGTTTGCAGCATCATATTCAACGATAAACCCAGTAATGTTTTTGTCATTTTCAATACGAGCAAAAACGATCATCAAATTACAGAAACCTGCATTTGAAATCCACATTTTTTGTCCGTTAATTTTGTAAGAGGTTCCATCATCAGAAAGTTCAGCAACTGTTTTTCCTGAATTTGCATCAGACCCTGCACCTGGTTCAGTTAAACAATAAGCGCCCATCCATTCACCAGAAGCTAATTTTGGTACATATTTTTGTTTTTGCTCTTCCGTACCATATAAAGTAATTGGCATGGTGCCAATTCCTGTATGCGCACCAAAGGCTGTGCTCAAAGAACCATTTCCACTAGAAATATATTCACAGGTAATCATCGTTGATACAAAACCCATTCCCATTCCTCCATATTCTTCCGGAACAGCAACACCTAAAAAACCAAGTTCACCGGCTTTTTTCATTACTTCTTCTGTCAATGCATAATCTTTCGCTTCAAAACGATCTCTATGCGCAACAATTTCGCGATCAGTGAATTCTTTCACTGCATCTTTCATCATAATTTGCTCTTCTGAAAAATCTTCAGGAGTAAATATATCTTCACAGTTTGTTTCTTTTACAAGGAATTGACCTCCTCTTAAAATTTCTTTATTTGTTGTTTCCATTTTATATTATTTTAGGAGTTAGTTTAAAAATTCAAATATACCAGCAGCACCTTGTCCTGTTCCAACGCACATGGTAACCATTCCGTATTTTCCTTGCATATTTCGCTTACGCATTTCATCGAATAATTGAACGGACAATTTCGCACCTGTACAACCTAGAGGATGACCGAGTGCAATGGCACCACCATTTACATTAATAATGTCTGCATCTAATCCTAATTCACGAATTACCGCTAAAGATTGCGAAGCAAATGCTTCATTTAATTCTATTAAGCTTATATCTTCTTGTTTTAAGCCTGCTTGTTTTAATGCTTTAGGAATTGCAGCTACAGGTCCTATCCCCATAATTCGTGGAGGTACACCAGCAGCAGCGTAACTTACCATTCTTGCGATTGGCTTTATATTTAATTCCTTTACCATGTCTTCGCTCATGACCATTACAAAAGCTGCACCATCACTTGTTTGTGATGAATTACCAGCAGTAACACTTCCATTGGTTGCAAAAACAGGACGCAAACGCTCCAGGCCAGCAAGGTTAGATCCTTTTCTTGGTCCTTCATCTTTGGTTACAGTATATTTTCTTGTCGCTTTTTTACCTTTTTCATTCACATACGTCTCTTCAACTTCAATAGGAACTATTTGGTCTTGAAAACGATTTTCTTCTTGTGCTTTTAATGCTTTTAAATGAGAATTTAATGCAAACTCATCCTGATCTTTACGAGAGATATTATATTGGTCAGCAACGGCTTCAGCAGTGTTTCCCATTCCCCAGTAGTAATCTGCATGCCCAGCAGCTACTGTATCGTAGTTTAATTCTGGTTTAAAACCTGTCATTGGCACAGAACTCATACTTTCAGCACCACCTGCAATGATACATTCGGCCATACCAGATTGAATTTTTGCAACGGCCATACCAATAGTTTCCAATCCTGAAGAACAAAAACGATTTACGGTTACACCTGGTACTTCTTCAATTTTTAATCCCATTAGAGATATTAAACGAGCCATATTTAAACCCTGAGAGCCCTCTGGCATGGCATTACCGACGATTACATCATCAATTCTTTTTTTATCGAATTCTGGTAAATTCTCCATTAAATATTCAATGGTTTCAGCAGCCAACTCATCAGCTCTTTTAAACCTGAATGCGCCTCTTTTAGATTTTGTTACGGCTGTTCTATATCCTTGTACTATATATGCTGTTTTCATCTTTTTAGTTTCTTAATGGTTTACCAGTTTTTAACATGTGTTGAATACGCTCTAATGTTTTGCGCTCTGTACATAAACTCAAGAACGCCTCACGTTCCAGGTCTAATAAATACTGTTCAGAAACTTTAGTTGGTTCTGATAAATCTCCACCAGCCATTACATAGGCTAATTTATTTGCAATTTTTTGATCATGTTCTGAGATAAATCTACTTGCCTGCATAGAATCTGTAGCGACCATAAACGCGCCTAATGCTTGTTTACCCAAAACTAAAATATCTTTACGAGCGGCTGGCTGTGTGTAACCAGCTTCTGCCATTAAAACGGCATGCTTTTTAGCTTCTGCAATTTGTCGATCCTTGTTAACAACCACAACGTCTTTTCCTTTTTGTAATAAACCTAAATCGAAAGCTTCATAAGCAGAAGTTGCTACTTTTGCAGTACCAATCGTTAAGAAATTTTCTTGTAAAACGTTTAATTGAACATCTCCTTTACGGAATGTATCTGAAGCACGCAGAGCCATTTCTTTAGAGCCACCACCACCAGGAATTACACCAACTCCAAATTCTACTAATCCCATATAGGTTTCTGCTGCTGCAACTACTTTATCAGCATGTAATGATATTTCACATCCACCACCTAAAGCCATTCCATGAGGAGCAGATATTGTAGGAATTGCAGAATAACGCATGCGCATCATGGTATCTTGAAAATATTTGATAGCCATATTTAATTCATCATATTCTTGCTCGGCAGCCATCATAAAAATCATACCAATATTAGCACCTACGGAGAAATTGGCTCCTTGATTACCAATAATCAAACCTTGATATTTATTTTCTGCTAGATCAATTGCTTTATTTATGGCAGCTAAAACATCACCACCAATAGTATTCATTTTAGATTGGAATTCTAAGTTTAAAATTCCATCTCCTATATCTTCAATTACAGCACCTGAATTTTTCCAAACTTCGTTTGATTTTCTGATATTATCTAGAATGATAAATGAATCTTGTCCTGGTTTTTTAATTTGTGTTTTTGCAGGAATATCATAATAATGCGTTGAGCCTTCTTTTACAGAATAGAAAGAAGTTTGACCATTTGCTAACATTTCTGTTACCCAAGCTGCAGGTTCTTTGCCTTCAGCTTTCATAATTTCGATACCTTTTTCAACACCAACTGCATCCCAAATTTGGAAAGGTCCATGTTCCCAACCAAAACCAGCTCTTAAACCATCATCTATTCTATATAATTCATCAGATATTTCTGGAATTCTATTTTGAACGTACGCAAACATTGCTGCAAAGCTTTTTCTGTAAAACTCACCAGCTTTATCTTTTCCAGCAACTAAAACTTTAAATCGATCAACAACATTGTCAATC
Proteins encoded:
- a CDS encoding 3-hydroxyacyl-CoA dehydrogenase/enoyl-CoA hydratase family protein; this encodes MTRRIKKVAIVGSGIMGSGIACHFANIGVEVLLLDIVPRELNDKEKAKGLTLEDKIVRNRLVNDALTTSLKSKPSPIYHQKFASRITTGNLEDDIAKVADVDWIMEVVVERLDIKKIVFEKLEKYRTPGTLITSNTSGIPIKFMNEGRSEDFQKHFAVTHFFNPPRYLKLFEVVPGPNCKPEVTDFLMMYGDKFLGKTSVLAKDTPAFIGNRIGIFGIMSLFHVVKEMNLTIEEVDKLTGPVIGRPKSATFRTIDVVGLDTLVHTANGVKDNCPEDEMRDQFVIPDFVNHMMENKMLGSKTKQGFYKMTKDGNGKRNILSLDLNTLEYRQKKSAKFATLELTKTIDNVVDRFKVLVAGKDKAGEFYRKSFAAMFAYVQNRIPEISDELYRIDDGLRAGFGWEHGPFQIWDAVGVEKGIEIMKAEGKEPAAWVTEMLANGQTSFYSVKEGSTHYYDIPAKTQIKKPGQDSFIILDNIRKSNEVWKNSGAVIEDIGDGILNLEFQSKMNTIGGDVLAAINKAIDLAENKYQGLIIGNQGANFSVGANIGMIFMMAAEQEYDELNMAIKYFQDTMMRMRYSAIPTISAPHGMALGGGCEISLHADKVVAAAETYMGLVEFGVGVIPGGGGSKEMALRASDTFRKGDVQLNVLQENFLTIGTAKVATSAYEAFDLGLLQKGKDVVVVNKDRQIAEAKKHAVLMAEAGYTQPAARKDILVLGKQALGAFMVATDSMQASRFISEHDQKIANKLAYVMAGGDLSEPTKVSEQYLLDLEREAFLSLCTERKTLERIQHMLKTGKPLRN